In Hippoglossus stenolepis isolate QCI-W04-F060 chromosome 20, HSTE1.2, whole genome shotgun sequence, the following are encoded in one genomic region:
- the LOC118099675 gene encoding pleurocidin-like peptide WF3 isoform X4 — MKFAAAFLVLFMVVLMAEPGEGFFKKWIKKAVHGGLKIGEQAIKIAAEHHGYVGQQQQELDKRAVEDDPNVIAFD; from the exons aTGAAGTTCGCTGCCGCCTTCCTGGTGTTGTTCATGGTCGTCCTCATGGCTGAACCTGGAGagggtttttttaaaaagtggatcAAGAAGGCTGTCCATG gTGGTTTGAAAATTGGCGAGCAGGCCATTAA AATCGCCGCAGAGCATCACGGTTACgtcgggcagcagcagcaggagctcgACAAGCGCGCAGTCGAAGACGACCCCAATGTTATTGCTTTTGACTGA
- the LOC118099675 gene encoding pleurocidin-like peptide WF3 isoform X3: MKFAAAFLVLFMVVLMAEPGECFLGLLFHGVHHAGKWIHGLIHGGYDEQQELDKRSVDDNPGAIPLLFSGLMSHVTEQ; encoded by the exons ATGAAGTTCGCTGCCGCCTTCCTGGTGTTGTTCATGGTCGTCCTCATGGCTGAACCTGGAGAGTGTTTTTTGGGATTGCTTTTTCACGGGGTCCACCATG cTGGAAAGTGGATCCATGG ACTCATCCATGGCGGTTACGACGAGCAGCAGGAGCTCGACAAGCGCTCAGTCGATGACAACCCCGGTGCTATTCCTCTGCTTTTCAGTGGCCTTATGTCTCATGTTACCGAGCAGTGA
- the LOC118099675 gene encoding pleurocidin-like peptide WF3 isoform X1: protein MKFAAAFLVLFMVVLMAEPGEGFLGILFRGVHHAGKWIHGLIHGGYDEQQELDKRSVDDNPGAIPLLFSGLMSHVTEQ, encoded by the exons aTGAAGTTCGCTGCCGCCTTCCTGGTGTTGTTCATGGTCGTCCTCATGGCTGAACCTGGAGAGGGGTTTTTGGGAATTCTTTTTCGTGGGGTCCACCATG cTGGAAAGTGGATCCATGG ACTCATCCATGGCGGTTACGACGAGCAGCAGGAGCTCGACAAGCGCTCAGTCGATGACAACCCCGGTGCTATTCCTCTGCTTTTCAGTGGCCTTATGTCTCATGTTACCGAGCAGTGA
- the LOC118099675 gene encoding pleurocidin-like peptide WF3 isoform X2 — MKFAAAFLVLFMVVLMAEPGECFLGLLFHGVHHVGNWIHGLIHGGYDEQQELDKRSVDDNPGAIPLLFSGLMSHVTEQ, encoded by the exons ATGAAGTTCGCTGCCGCCTTCCTGGTGTTGTTCATGGTCGTCCTCATGGCTGAACCTGGAGAGTGTTTTTTGGGATTGCTTTTTCACGGGGTCCACCATG ttgGAAACTGGATCCATGG ACTCATCCATGGCGGTTACGACGAGCAGCAGGAGCTCGACAAGCGCTCAGTCGATGACAACCCCGGTGCTATTCCTCTGCTTTTCAGTGGCCTTATGTCTCATGTTACCGAGCAGTGA